From the genome of Zetaproteobacteria bacterium:
CGGGGTCGGCGACGGGGGAACATCAGTGCCGCCACCTCGTCGAAGTTGGTGACGAGGTGAAGCGTCAGTCCGTCGCATACCCCCGGCGGCAGTTCGTCGACGTCCACCGCGTTGGCCTTGGGCAGGATCACCGACTTCACCCCCAGCCGTCTGGCCGCCGACAACTTCTCGCGCACGCCGCCGATGGCCAGCACCTCGCCGCTCAGGGTCAGCTCGCCGGTCATGGCGATCGGCTGCGGCGGGCGGCCCAGGGCCAGTGAGAGCAGGGCGGTGGCCAGTGTGATGCCGGCCGACGGGCCATCCTTGGGTACCGCCCCTTCCGGCACGTGGAGGTGGACCCACGCCTTGTCGTAGAAGGAGGCATCCGCGCCGAAACGGGCGAGGTGGCTGGAGACGTAGGAGAAGGCGATCTCCGCCGACTCCTGCATCACCTTGCCCAGCTGTCCGGTCAGCTTGAGGCCGCGCCGGTCCTGATGGATCACCGCCGCCTCCAGCGCCAGGGTGGCGCCGCCCATCGCCGTCCATGCCAGCCCGGTCGCCTGGCCGACGGCCTGACGCAGCGGCTCGCGCTGGTAGCGCGGTTTGCCGACGAAATCGCTCAGGTTGCGCGCTCCGACGTGGATCGGGGCGGTGGCGTCGCCGCGCATCAGTCGGTGCGCCCCTTTGCGCAGCACCTTGTCGATCAACTGCTCCAGCCGCCGGACCCCGGGCTCACGGGCGTAGTACTCCACCAGCCGGCGCAGCGCGCCGTCGGTGAAGTGGATGTCCGCTCTGGTCATGCCGTGGGCCTTCAACCGGCGCGGGATCAGGTGGCGGCGGGCGATGACCACCTTCTCCGGCGCGAGGTAGCCGGGCAGGCGGATCACCTCCGCCCGGTCGCGTAGCGGCGCCGGGATGGTGTCGAGCTGATTGGCGGTGAGCAGGAAGAGCACCCGGGAGAGGTCGACCCGCACATCGAGGTAGTGGTCGAGGAAATCGCTGTTCTGCTCGGGGTCGAGCGCCTCCAGCAGGGCGCTGGCCGGGTCGCCGCGCGCATCGCCGCCGATCTTGTCCACCTCGTCGATCATGATCACCGGATTCTCCACCCCGGTCCGCTTCAACGCCTGGATGAACTTGCCCGGCATGGCGCCGATGTAGGTGCGGCGGTGCCCCTTGATCTCCGCCTCGTCGCGCATACCGCCGACCGAGAAGCGGTAGAAGGGGCGGTTGACCGCTTCGGCGATCGCCTTGCCCAGGCTGGTCTTGCCCACGCCCGGGGCGCCGACGAAGAGCAGGATGGAGCCGCCCAGCTCCTTCTTGCGGGCGCCGACGGCGATGAACTCCAGGATGCGCTCCTTGATGTCGTCCAGCCCGGCGTGGTGGTGGTTGAGCGCCCGCTCCGCCCGGGTGAGGTTGTAGCGCTCCCGCGTCCGCTGCCCCCAAGGAACGGAGAGGAGCCATTCGAGGTAGTTGCGGATCACCGAGTGCTCGGGCATCGACGGCTCGAGCGCCTCCAGCTTCTGCATCTCTTCGTCGAAGACCCGTGCCGCCTCCTCGGTGAGACGCAGCTTCTTCGCCCGGGCGCGCAGTTTGTTGCACAGCTCCTTTTTGGGGTCGCTCTCCAGCCCCAGTTCACGTTTGATCTCGCGCAGCTGCTCCTGCAGGAAGAACCTGCGTTGCTGTTCGGAGATCCGCTGTTCGATGCTGTCGCGGATCTTGTGCTGCACCTTGCTGACGTTGAGTTCGCGGTTGAGCAGGGTCATCACCATCTTCATCCGCGGGAAGATGGGCAGCGTGGCCAGCACCTTCTGCAGCTCGCTCCGGTCGGCGGTGGTCAGGCCGGCTGCGAAGTCGGCCAGCCGGCCCGGGTTGTCCACCGTGAAGCGGGTGGCGAAGAGACGCAGCTCCTCCTCGTAGAGCGGATTGTGCTTGAGCAGCTCCTTGATGGTGTTGATGATCGCCACCGTGTAGGCCCGCAGTTGGATGTTGTCGCTGTAGTCGGTGGCGTGGTGGTACTTGACGCGGGCGAAGATGGTCCCTTCGGGCATGTTGCGCTCGGCAGGCGGGCGCACCCACTCCTCGACCCGGAAACGTTCCAGACACTCGACGACCAGGTGGAGGCCGTGCTCCTCGATCTCGATCGCCTTGACCACGCGCGCCACCACACCGACATCATGCAGGTTGTCGGGAGCGAACTCCCGCTCCTCGTCGACCACCAGGATCAGGCCGACCATGTTGTTGCCGGAGGCGACGAGGGCGCGGATCTGCGCCATCAGCGCCGCGCTCTCGTAGACGAGGGGGACGACCAGGCCGGGGAAGAGCGGGCGGGTGGAGAGGGGCAGGATCTGCAGCAGTTCGGGAAAGTCGGGGCTACTGGGGACCAGCTCCCCCCGCTCCACCTCCACCTCGATGTCCGATTCGGCGCCGTCGCGTGGGGGCTGTTGCTCTTCGTTGCGTGTTTCGTCGTCGGGCGTATGGCTCATGGGGGCGCTTTGTAGAGGTGGGGGGCTTCCGTTTCAAGGTACAGCTCGTGGCGCAATCGCATCCGGTCGTCGTGACTTTCCCCGCCCGCTCCCTACAATGCGCCGCCCCGCGCCGGGCGCGGGCGCCTGCTACGGGCCGACCCGTCAGGTTGCAACGACACCGCGCGGCACGGCGCGCGAAAGGAGTGGAGCAAGGATGAGTGGGAAGAGAGCGGCATTCACCATCGAGGCGGATCTGCGCGATGCGACCGGGCGCAGCGCCGCGCGGCGCCTGCGGCGCGCCGGCAAGGTTCCGGCGGTGGTCTACGGCGGTGGCGGCCCCGAGCTGCCGATCGCCCTGGATGACGTGGCCATGCGCAAGCCGCTGGCCGACGAGAGCTTCTACACCTCGCTGATCGAGCTGCGCATCCGGGGGCGCAAGCGGTCGGAGACGGTGCTGCTCAAGGATGCGCAGTGGCATCCGGTGCGGGAGCATGTGATGCATCTCGATTTCCAGCGGGTGCACGGCTCCGACCGGGTCCATGTCGAGGTTCCGGTCCATCCGCGCAACGCGGAGAAGAGCCCCGGGGTGGTCAAGGGGGGACGGGTCGACCTGGTGCGCCACGTCCTCGAGGTGGTCTGCCGGGCGGATGCGATCCCCGATGCGATCGAGGTCGATTGCGCCGCGCTCGACTGGGGGGATACCGTCCATGTCGACGACCTCGTACTGCCCGCCGGGGTCGAGGTGCCGCACGAGGTGAACTTCACTGTGCTCAACATGGCGGCGCCGAAGGGGGCGGTTGCGGAAGAGGAGCCGGAGACGGACGCGGGCTCCTGAGGCGCGACGCCGTTCCGCGGGCCGGAGCGCATGGCGCGCAAGATGCTGGTAGGGCTGGGGAATCCCGGTGCGCGCTACCGGGATACCCGCCACAACGTCGGCTTCCGCTTTCTCGATCTCCTGGCCCGGGAGCAGGATCTCTACTTTGTTACCGAGAAGGCGTTCAAGGCGGAGATCGCCGATTGGCGGCCGACCCCCGATCTCGATGTGATGCTGGTCAAGCCGCTAAACTTCATGAACAACTCGGGCGAGACTGTGGGCAAGCTGGCGCGCTACTACCGCATCGCCACCGAGGCGATCACCGTGGTCTACGACGATCTGGACATGGACGCCGGCAAGTTGCGGATCAAGAAGGGGGGCGGCCACGGCGGTCACAACGGGCTGCGGTCGCTCAACCTCCATGTGGGCAACGCCTATACCCGGGTGAAGATCGGTATCGGGCGCCCGCCCGACGGTGACGTCACCCGCTGGGTGCTGTCGCCGATGACCCCGATGGAGGAGAAGGACGAAGCGTTGATCTTCTCCTGCCTGCTGCCGGAGATGGTGTCGATCCTCGAGGGGCGGCTGGCCCAGGCTTCCAACCGGATCCACCTGAATCTGCGCGAGCGGATCGTCGGGGAAGGGGGCTGATGGCCCTCTCCATCGGCATCGTCGGGCTGCCCAACGTCGGCAAGTCGACCCTGTTCAACGCCCTCAACGGCGGAGCCGGCGCCGAGGCGGCCAACTATCCCTTCTGTACCATCGATCCCAACGTCGGGGTGGTTCCGGTGCCCGATCCGCGGCTGGCCGAGCTGGCCGCCATCGTCCATCCGCAGCAGATCCGTCCGGCGACGGTCGAGTTCAACGACATCGCCGGGCTGGTCGCCGGGGCGTCGAAGGGGGAAGGGTTGGGCAACCGCTTCCTCGCCCACATCCGGGAGTGCGCGGCCGTCGCCCACGTGGTGCGTTGCTTCGAGGACGACGACGTCAGCCACGTCGCCGCCGCCGTCGATCCGTTGCGGGATATCGCAACGGTCGAGACCGAGCTGATGCTCAAGGATTTGGAGACGGTGGAGCGGGTGCGGGAGCGAGTCGAAAAGCAGGCGAAATCCGGCGACGGCGAGGCGCGCAAGTCGCTGGTCCTGCTGGATCGCGTGCTGGCGGCGCTGGGGGAGGGGCGGCCGGTGCGGCGCCTGTCGCTGGATGAGGAGGAGCGCACGCGGCTGCGCGGGCTCCATCTGCTCACCGCCAAGCCGGTGCTCTATGTGGCCAACGTCTCCGAGGAGGAGCTGGCCGGGGAAGGGGGCGACCATTTGCGCGCGGTGGAGTGCCATGCCGCCGGGGAGGGGGCTGCCGTGGTGGCGGTCAGCGCCGCCATTGAGGCGGAGCTGGCCGGGATGGATGCCGCGGCACGAACGGAGTTTCTCGAGGAACTGGGCCTTTCCGAGCCCGGATTGGATCGCCTCGTCCGCGAGGCCTACCGGCTGCTCGATCTGATCACCTTCTTCACCGCCGGTCCCAAGGAGGTGCGCGCCTGGACCATTCCCCGCGGCGCCACTGCGCCCGAAGCCGCCGGAACGATCCACACCGATTTCGCCCGTGGCTTCATCCGTGCGGAGGTGGTCGCATACGACGATTTCGTCTCCTGCGGTGGGGAGCAGGGGGCGAGGGAGGCGGGGAAGATGCGGCTTGAGGGGAAGTCCTACGTGGTGCAGGAGGGCGACGTGGTTCACTTCCGCTTCAATGTATAGGGAATTGACCGCGTCGCACACAGCCGGTGTTGCGGCCGGTGATGGCCGAGGCTGAAACGGCGGTGCGCGGGATCGACTATCCGGTCATCGCCCTGCTGGCCGGTTGCGATGCCGACACCTTCGATCGGATCGCCGGGGCGCTTGCCGGTCGTCCGGAGGTGGAGCTGATCCATGCCGGCGCGGAGGAGGGGGCCAACCCGCAGAAGATCGCCGCCCATCGCGGTGTGACGGTGGTGGTGCAGTGGATCGAGGCGGTGCCGGAGGAGGGGAGAGGGCTGCAGCCGATCCGCGACTTCCGGGAGAGTGAGGTCTGCCGCGATCTGCCGGTCGTGGCGTTGCTGCCGCAGGGGGGGGAGATGGAGTTCGGCGCCCCGTTGCGGGCGGGGGCCGATGCGGTGTTGCCGGACTCCGTCGCACCGGAGACGCTGCTGCTGCAGATGCGGGCCTTGGCCCGGGTCTGCTTCGAACGGATCGAGCTCGATTCGCTGCGCCAGGCATTGCGCAAGACACGCAAGCAGCTGCACGAGGCGCGTGCCCGGGCCGATCGTCTGACGGAGCAGGATCCGCTGACCGGGATGTTCACCGCGCAGCGCTTCGCCCTCCTCTACGAGATGGAGTGGCAGCGGGCGATGCGCGAGACCAACCCGATCGCCCTGTTGGCCATCGGGATCGACGATTTCGACGGCTACGCCGCCCGCTTCGGCAGGCAGGTGGCGGACGACTGCCTGCGCCAGGTGGCGCGGGCGATCCTCTCCTGCCTGAACCGGACCACCGACATCGCAGCACGCGACGAAGGGGGCGGGTTCATGGTGCTGTTGCCCAACACGCCGGCGTCGGGGGGGATCAAGGTGGGCTCGGCGATTCTCCAGACGGTGCGGGAGTTGCGGCTGTTGCGTGACGGGACGGAGGAGGGGGGGTGCGTCACCGTCAGCCTCGGGCTGGTCACCACCTCGCCGATGATCCGCCATACCGCACAGATGTTTCGTCTGGCCGCGGCCAAGGCGCTGGCCGACGCCCGGGCGCGCGGGGGCGACCAGCTGGCCAGCGAGGCGATCTAGCCGATGGGGGGCGGGGCGCTTCCCGTCGAGGGGCGGCGGGTCTGCTCCGTCTCAGAGCTCACCGCCGCCATCCAGCGGGTGATCGAGGGCAGTTTCCCCGCGGTGCTGGTGCGGGGGGAGGTGTCGCGGCTCACCCGTCACGCCTCCGGTCACCTCTACTTCACGGTGAAGGATGCGAAGGCGGCGCTCTCCGCCGTTCTCTGGCGCTCCACCGCCGCAAGGCTGCGCCGCCTGCCGGAGGAGGGGGGGGAGTACATCTTCCAGGGGCATCTCTCGGTCTACCCGCCGCGGGGCGGGTATCAGCTGGTGGTGCGCGCTCTGCGTCCGGCCGGCGAGGGGGCGCTGGCGCTGGAGTTCGTCCGGCGCAAGGAGGAGTGGGCGGCGCGTGGCTGGTTCGATGCGGCGCGCAAACGGCCGCTTCCCCCCCTACCGCGCCACATCGGCGTGGTCACCTCGCCGACGGCCGCCGCCTGGCAGGATGTGCGCAAGGTGTTGGCGGTTCGGCCGGCGTGGTTGCGCATCACGCTTGCACCGGCGGTGGTGCAGGGTGCGGAGGCGCCGGAGTCGATCGCCCGTGCCTTGCGCGGATTGGCGGCGGTGGCACCCGATGTGATCCTCCTGGTGCGCGGCGGCGGCAGCATGGAGGATCTCTGGTGTTTCAACGACGAGCGGGTGGTGCGGGCGATCCTCGATGCGCCGGCGCCGGTGATCACCGGCATCGGCCACGAGATCGATCTGACCCTGGCCGATCTGGCCGCCGACCTGCGGGCGGCCACCCCCTCCAACGCTGCGGAGCGCTGCTGTCCCGATAGGGCCGCGCTCGCCGCCCGGGTGGCTGGTCCGGAGCGGCTGCGGCAGTTGGCCTTCGGGGCGGTGGCGTCGGCGCGTGAACGCCTCGCCGGGGTGGAACGGCGCCTGCTGCGGACGGTGCCGCGGGAGCGCGACCGGTGGTGCCACGCGCAGGCCCGCGCCACCCAGGGGGTGATCGCGGCGTACGCCCGGCGGCTGCGGCGGTTGCGGGGGGTACATGACGGGCTGGCCGGCCGGCTGCTCCGGCAGGATCCGCGGCGGCAGCTGCGGCTGCGCCGGCAGCGGTTGCAGCTGGCGCAGTCGCGATTGCAGCAGGTGCCGGTGCGGTTGCGGCGGATGCGCCACCACTACCGTGCCGCGGCGCTGCGCATGCGGCAGCAGGCTCCCCGGCTGGTGGTGCGGCAGGGGCGTCTGCGCGATCTGCAGACGGCGCTCCATCGGCAGGCGATGCGGCGGGTTCACGCCTGCCGGCAGCGCTGGTTGGCGGCCGACCGTACGCTGCGGGCCCTCGACCCGCATCGGGTCCTCGAACGCGGTTATGTGATGGTGCGGAGGGAGGAGGATGGCCGGCTGGTGACGCGTGCGATCGAGGTGGGGAGAGGGGATGCGCTCGGACTGCGTTTCGTCGACGGCTCGCTCTCCGTGGTGGTGCGGTGACGCGGGGGCTCGCCCCATGGGGAGGGGGATGATGGCCTTCGGTGGCGCGGCGGGGCGGGCGGCAGGGTGGCTGCTGCTGTGCTGGCTGTCCGCCCTGGCCACGGTGGGCCGTGCGGCGGAGTGGCAGGCGGTGCAGGGGGGGGTCGTCGCGCTGTCGCATCCCGCGGTGGTGGCCGGGGTGCGCGTCTTCGGCCGTTCGTGGCCGGTACACGCCCGCGCCGGCGGTACGGTCGCCTGGGTGGGGGTCGATCTGGCCCGCAAGCCGGGCGATTACCCGGTGCGCTGGTCGGACGGGAGCACGGAGCGGCTGCGGGTGCGTCAAGGGCGGTTTAGCACGTCGTTCATCGAGGTCCCCCGGTCGATGGCCGAGTTCGATGCGAAGAAGCTGGCGCGGATCCGGCACGATCAGGCGCTGCTGCGCGCGGCCGCCCGCAGGCCGGTGGCGCGCTCCTTCTCCTTCCGTTTCGCCTTCCGGCCGGTGGAGGGGGTCGTCTCCACCCCCTTCGGTGCACGCCGTTTCGTCAACGGCCGGCCGCGCGCCCCCCATTCCGGTATCGATATCGCCGCGCCGCGGGGCACGCCGGTGCGGCTTCCGGCCGACGGCGTGGTGCTGTTGGCGGCGCCGATGTATCTGAGCGGCAATACGGTGGTGGTCGGCCATGGGGAGGGGGTGGTCGAGATCTTCGCCCATCTGGATCGGGTGGCGGTGCATGCCGGGGAGCGGCTGCACCGCGGTGCCTCTGTCGGAACGGTCGGTGCGACCGGTCGGGCGACGGGGCCGCATCTCCACTGGGGGGTGCGTTTCCGTGGTGCGCGGGTGACACCGGATGCGCTGCTTCCCCGCTGAGGTGGAGGAGGGTGGATCGGGTTCACGGTTGACTTTTGTCTCGGCCGCGGCAGGGTCGCGCGCCCTCCGCTGTCACGGCCCGAAGGTGGATCGGCGTACAGCGGGGCTGTTCGGAGAGGTTCCAGAGCGGTCAAATGGGGCAGACTGTAAATCTGCTGGCTATGCCTTCGATGGTTCGAATCCATCCCTCTCCACCAGTCGAGGGTTGTCGGAGCCGGGCGCGGGAGTCGTACCGGCAGTGGGCCGGGCATGGGCCGGCTCCTGCGGCGTCGCGGGTGTAGTTCAATGGCAGAACTCCAGCCTTCCAAGCTGGAAGTGCGGGTTCGATTCCCGCCACCCGCTCCAGTGTTCGGCGCCCTTTTTCGGTCATGCCCCGCCCAGGTAGCTCAGGGGTAGAGCACATCCTTGGTAAGGATGAGGTCGCGGGTTCAATTCCCGCCCTGGGCTCCAGGTCCGGCGGCATGGGCCGCCAGAGTGTGGTGACAATACGGCACGCCGGTCGATGCGGACGGCCGGTACGATTCAACGAAGCAGGGAGAAGGTATACAAGATGTCCAAGGAGAAATTCGAGCGCACGAAACCGCACGTGAACATCGGCACGATCGGTCACGTGGACCACGGGAAGACGACGCTGACGGCGGCGATCACGAAGGTGTTGTCGGAGAAGGGCCAGGCGGACTTCAAGGATTACGGCGACATCGACGGAGCACCGGAGGAGCGCGAACGAGGGATCACGATCGCGACGGCGCACGTGGAGTATGAGACGGAGAATCGTCATTATGCGCATGTGGACTGCCCGGGCCACGCGGACTACGTGAAGAACATGATCACGGGCGCGGCGCAGATGGACGGGGCGATTCTGGTGGTGAGCGCGGCGGACGGTCCGATGCCGCAGACGCGTGAGCACGTGCTGCTGGCGCGTCAGGTGAACGTTCCGCACCTGGTGGTGTTTCTCAACAAGGCGGACATGGTGGACGACGAGGAGTTGATGGAGCTGGTGGAGATGGAGGTGCGCGAGCTGCTCTCCGAGTACGACTTCCCCGGCGACGAGATTCCGGTGATCAAGGGGTCGGCGCTGAAGGCGCTGGAGGGTGACACTTCGGAGATCGGAGCGCCTGCGATCGAGGCGCTGATGAAGGCGGTGGACGAGTCGATTCCGGTGCCGGAGCGTCCGATCGACAAGCCGTTTTTGATGCCGATCGAGGATGTGTTTTCCATTTCGGGTCGGGGCACGGTGGTGACGGGCCGAGTGGAGCAGGGTGTGATCAAGGTCGGCGACGAGGTGGAGATCGTGGGGATCCGCGAGACGGCGAAGACGACCTGCACCGGTGTGGAGATGTTCCGCAAGCTGTTGGACCAGGGTCAGGCCGGAGACAACATCGGCGTTCTGCTGCGTGGGATCAAGCGAGACGAGGTGGAGCGCGGTCAGGTTTTGGCGCAGCCTGGTTCGATCACGCCGCATACGCGGTTCAAGGCGGAGACCTACATTCTGACCAAGGAGGAGGGTGGGCGGCACACGCCGTTTTTCAACGGCTACCGTCCGCAGTTTTACTTTCGGACCACGGACGTGACCGGCTCGGTGACGTTGCCGGAGGGGACGGAGATGGTGATGCCGGGAGACAACGTGAGCATGGAGGTGACGCTCTTGACGCCGATCGCGATGGACAAGGAGCTGCGCTTCGCCATCCGCGAGGGCGGGCGCACCGTCGGTGCCGGCGTGGTCACCGAGATCATCGA
Proteins encoded in this window:
- the tuf gene encoding elongation factor Tu; the protein is MSKEKFERTKPHVNIGTIGHVDHGKTTLTAAITKVLSEKGQADFKDYGDIDGAPEERERGITIATAHVEYETENRHYAHVDCPGHADYVKNMITGAAQMDGAILVVSAADGPMPQTREHVLLARQVNVPHLVVFLNKADMVDDEELMELVEMEVRELLSEYDFPGDEIPVIKGSALKALEGDTSEIGAPAIEALMKAVDESIPVPERPIDKPFLMPIEDVFSISGRGTVVTGRVEQGVIKVGDEVEIVGIRETAKTTCTGVEMFRKLLDQGQAGDNIGVLLRGIKRDEVERGQVLAQPGSITPHTRFKAETYILTKEEGGRHTPFFNGYRPQFYFRTTDVTGSVTLPEGTEMVMPGDNVSMEVTLLTPIAMDKELRFAIREGGRTVGAGVVTEII
- the lon gene encoding endopeptidase La — protein: MSHTPDDETRNEEQQPPRDGAESDIEVEVERGELVPSSPDFPELLQILPLSTRPLFPGLVVPLVYESAALMAQIRALVASGNNMVGLILVVDEEREFAPDNLHDVGVVARVVKAIEIEEHGLHLVVECLERFRVEEWVRPPAERNMPEGTIFARVKYHHATDYSDNIQLRAYTVAIINTIKELLKHNPLYEEELRLFATRFTVDNPGRLADFAAGLTTADRSELQKVLATLPIFPRMKMVMTLLNRELNVSKVQHKIRDSIEQRISEQQRRFFLQEQLREIKRELGLESDPKKELCNKLRARAKKLRLTEEAARVFDEEMQKLEALEPSMPEHSVIRNYLEWLLSVPWGQRTRERYNLTRAERALNHHHAGLDDIKERILEFIAVGARKKELGGSILLFVGAPGVGKTSLGKAIAEAVNRPFYRFSVGGMRDEAEIKGHRRTYIGAMPGKFIQALKRTGVENPVIMIDEVDKIGGDARGDPASALLEALDPEQNSDFLDHYLDVRVDLSRVLFLLTANQLDTIPAPLRDRAEVIRLPGYLAPEKVVIARRHLIPRRLKAHGMTRADIHFTDGALRRLVEYYAREPGVRRLEQLIDKVLRKGAHRLMRGDATAPIHVGARNLSDFVGKPRYQREPLRQAVGQATGLAWTAMGGATLALEAAVIHQDRRGLKLTGQLGKVMQESAEIAFSYVSSHLARFGADASFYDKAWVHLHVPEGAVPKDGPSAGITLATALLSLALGRPPQPIAMTGELTLSGEVLAIGGVREKLSAARRLGVKSVILPKANAVDVDELPPGVCDGLTLHLVTNFDEVAALMFPRRRPR
- the xseA gene encoding exodeoxyribonuclease VII large subunit; the encoded protein is MGGGALPVEGRRVCSVSELTAAIQRVIEGSFPAVLVRGEVSRLTRHASGHLYFTVKDAKAALSAVLWRSTAARLRRLPEEGGEYIFQGHLSVYPPRGGYQLVVRALRPAGEGALALEFVRRKEEWAARGWFDAARKRPLPPLPRHIGVVTSPTAAAWQDVRKVLAVRPAWLRITLAPAVVQGAEAPESIARALRGLAAVAPDVILLVRGGGSMEDLWCFNDERVVRAILDAPAPVITGIGHEIDLTLADLAADLRAATPSNAAERCCPDRAALAARVAGPERLRQLAFGAVASARERLAGVERRLLRTVPRERDRWCHAQARATQGVIAAYARRLRRLRGVHDGLAGRLLRQDPRRQLRLRRQRLQLAQSRLQQVPVRLRRMRHHYRAAALRMRQQAPRLVVRQGRLRDLQTALHRQAMRRVHACRQRWLAADRTLRALDPHRVLERGYVMVRREEDGRLVTRAIEVGRGDALGLRFVDGSLSVVVR
- the ychF gene encoding redox-regulated ATPase YchF, encoding MALSIGIVGLPNVGKSTLFNALNGGAGAEAANYPFCTIDPNVGVVPVPDPRLAELAAIVHPQQIRPATVEFNDIAGLVAGASKGEGLGNRFLAHIRECAAVAHVVRCFEDDDVSHVAAAVDPLRDIATVETELMLKDLETVERVRERVEKQAKSGDGEARKSLVLLDRVLAALGEGRPVRRLSLDEEERTRLRGLHLLTAKPVLYVANVSEEELAGEGGDHLRAVECHAAGEGAAVVAVSAAIEAELAGMDAAARTEFLEELGLSEPGLDRLVREAYRLLDLITFFTAGPKEVRAWTIPRGATAPEAAGTIHTDFARGFIRAEVVAYDDFVSCGGEQGAREAGKMRLEGKSYVVQEGDVVHFRFNV
- a CDS encoding M23 family metallopeptidase, whose amino-acid sequence is MAFGGAAGRAAGWLLLCWLSALATVGRAAEWQAVQGGVVALSHPAVVAGVRVFGRSWPVHARAGGTVAWVGVDLARKPGDYPVRWSDGSTERLRVRQGRFSTSFIEVPRSMAEFDAKKLARIRHDQALLRAAARRPVARSFSFRFAFRPVEGVVSTPFGARRFVNGRPRAPHSGIDIAAPRGTPVRLPADGVVLLAAPMYLSGNTVVVGHGEGVVEIFAHLDRVAVHAGERLHRGASVGTVGATGRATGPHLHWGVRFRGARVTPDALLPR
- a CDS encoding diguanylate cyclase gives rise to the protein MLRPVMAEAETAVRGIDYPVIALLAGCDADTFDRIAGALAGRPEVELIHAGAEEGANPQKIAAHRGVTVVVQWIEAVPEEGRGLQPIRDFRESEVCRDLPVVALLPQGGEMEFGAPLRAGADAVLPDSVAPETLLLQMRALARVCFERIELDSLRQALRKTRKQLHEARARADRLTEQDPLTGMFTAQRFALLYEMEWQRAMRETNPIALLAIGIDDFDGYAARFGRQVADDCLRQVARAILSCLNRTTDIAARDEGGGFMVLLPNTPASGGIKVGSAILQTVRELRLLRDGTEEGGCVTVSLGLVTTSPMIRHTAQMFRLAAAKALADARARGGDQLASEAI
- a CDS encoding 50S ribosomal protein L25/general stress protein Ctc, yielding MSGKRAAFTIEADLRDATGRSAARRLRRAGKVPAVVYGGGGPELPIALDDVAMRKPLADESFYTSLIELRIRGRKRSETVLLKDAQWHPVREHVMHLDFQRVHGSDRVHVEVPVHPRNAEKSPGVVKGGRVDLVRHVLEVVCRADAIPDAIEVDCAALDWGDTVHVDDLVLPAGVEVPHEVNFTVLNMAAPKGAVAEEEPETDAGS
- a CDS encoding aminoacyl-tRNA hydrolase; the protein is MGNPGARYRDTRHNVGFRFLDLLAREQDLYFVTEKAFKAEIADWRPTPDLDVMLVKPLNFMNNSGETVGKLARYYRIATEAITVVYDDLDMDAGKLRIKKGGGHGGHNGLRSLNLHVGNAYTRVKIGIGRPPDGDVTRWVLSPMTPMEEKDEALIFSCLLPEMVSILEGRLAQASNRIHLNLRERIVGEGG